The Populus alba chromosome 6, ASM523922v2, whole genome shotgun sequence genome contains a region encoding:
- the LOC118048254 gene encoding KH domain-containing protein At2g38610 isoform X4: protein MSGLYNPNFSPARAASPQIRSTPDVDSQYLSELLAEHQKLGPFMQVLPTCSRLLNQEIFRVSGMMSNQGFGDFDRLRHRSPSPMASSNLLSNVGGTGLSSWNGIPQERLSGPPGMTMDWQGAPASPSSYTVKRILRLEIPVDTYPNVCTFNFVGRLLGPRGNSLKRVEATTGCRVYIRGKGSIKDPDKEEKLRGRPGYEHLNDPLHILIEADLPANIVDIRLRQAQEIIEELLKPVVLAFDVKKVKRSFLEG, encoded by the exons ATGTCAGGTTTGTATAATCCCAACTTTTCACCTGCAAGAGCTGCTTCTCCTCAGATTAGAAGCACCCCAGATGTTGACAG TCAGTACTTATCAGAGTTATTAGCAGAACATCAAAAGCTTGGACCTTTCATGCAAGTTCTTCCAACATGTAGCCGGCTGTTAAATCAAG AAATTTTCCGGGTATCAGGAATGATGTCCAACCAAGGCTTTGGAGACTTCGACAGACTACGGCATAGAAGTCCCAGCCCCATGGCCTCTTCAAACCTCTTGTCTAATGTTGGTGGGACAGGTTTGAGCAGCTGGAATGGCATTCCTCAGGAG AGATTAAGTGGACCTCCTGGAATGACTATGGACTGGCAAGGTGCACCTGCAAGCCCTAGTTCATACACTGTGAAGAGAATTTTGCGTTTGGAAATTCCAGTAGATACCTATCCAAATGTATGTACT TTCAATTTCGTTGGGCGACTTCTGGGACCCAGAGGCAATTCGCTGAAACGGGTGGAAGCTACCACAGGTTGCCGGGTGTACATTAGAGGGAAAGGATCAATTAAGGATCCAGACAAG GAAGAGAAGCTAAGGGGAAGACCAGGCTATGAGCACCTGAACGATCCACTTCACATCTTAATTGAGGCTGACTTACCTGCCAACATCGTTGACATAAGACTCAGGCAGGCACAAGAAATCATAGAAGAACTGCTCAAACCTGTG GTGCTAgcatttgatgttaaaaaagtGAAGAGGAGCTTTCTTGAAG GATGA
- the LOC118048252 gene encoding uncharacterized protein isoform X1 has translation MGLLRSLAMLSLLTLILWLPRFNAQSTNSARALDALLQDYAYRAFVLPRTGIPYDGIVPSNLTGIKIAAMRLRSGSLKSRGVRMYKEFGIPEGVVVRPYVERVVLVYQNLGNWSGRYYPLPGYTYIAPVLGLLAYDASNLSATNLPGLDIMASGNPLNITFLNVRSAADGSIAKCVWFDSHGFPSLSNVTSGNVCSTIQQGHFSIVVESLAPSPAPVSPTPSPPNVGTGPSGGGKKKNSKKVWPIIGSVLGGLLLLVLLSFLILWAQKLKQRKKVQQMERAAEVGESLQMTMVGETKAPAAMVTRTQPTLENEYVP, from the coding sequence ATGGGGCTTCTTCGAAGTCTCGCGATGCTTTCTCTTCTTACATTGATCCTCTGGTTGCCGAGGTTTAATGCTCAATCAACAAACAGTGCACGTGCCCTTGATGCTCTCCTCCAAGATTATGCTTATAGGGCATTTGTTCTACCTAGGACTGGCATTCCGTATGATGGGATTGTTCCTTCGAATTTGACTGGGATTAAGATTGCCGCCATGAGGCTCAGGAGTGGTAGCTTGAAAAGTAGAGGTGTTCGGATGTACAAAGAGTTTGGGATTCCAGAAGGAGTAGTGGTGCGGCCATATGTGGAGAGGGTTGTTTTAGTCTACCAAAATTTGGGCAATTGGTCTGGGAGATATTATCCGCTGCCTGGTTATACTTACATTGCTCCAGTGTTGGGCCTTCTTGCTTACGATGCTTCAAATTTATCTGCTACGAATTTGCCTGGATTGGACATCATGGCATCTGGTAACCCCCTAAATATCACATTCCTGAATGTTCGTTCAGCTGCTGATGGGTCTATTGCGAAGTGCGTGTGGTTTGATTCACATGGTTTTCCAAGTTTGAGCAATGTGACGTCTGGAAATGTATGTTCGACAATCCAGCAAGGGCATTTTTCAATAGTTGTTGAGTCTCTTGCCCCTTCTCCAGCACCAGTGTCTCCAACTCCATCTCCTCCAAACGTGGGTACTGGGCCAAGTGgaggggggaagaagaagaattctaAAAAAGTGTGGCCAATTATTGGGTCAGTTCTGGGTGGATTGTTGCTGTTAGTGCTTTTGTCATTCCTCATATTGTGGGCACAGAAATTGAAGCAGAGGAAGAAAGTGCAACAGATGGAGAGGGCTGCAGAGGTGGGGGAATCCCTGCAGATGACAATGGTCGGGGAAACAAAAGCACCAGCAGCAATGGTGACTCGAACACAACCGACCCTTGAGAATGAATATGTGCCATAA
- the LOC118048254 gene encoding KH domain-containing protein At2g38610 isoform X2, with product MSGLYNPNFSPARAASPQIRSTPDVDSQYLSELLAEHQKLGPFMQVLPTCSRLLNQEIFRVSGMMSNQGFGDFDRLRHRSPSPMASSNLLSNVGGTGLSSWNGIPQERLSGPPGMTMDWQGAPASPSSYTVKRILRLEIPVDTYPNFNFVGRLLGPRGNSLKRVEATTGCRVYIRGKGSIKDPDKEEKLRGRPGYEHLNDPLHILIEADLPANIVDIRLRQAQEIIEELLKPVDESQDFIKRQQLRELAMLNSNFREESPGPSGSVSPFNTSGMKRAKTGR from the exons ATGTCAGGTTTGTATAATCCCAACTTTTCACCTGCAAGAGCTGCTTCTCCTCAGATTAGAAGCACCCCAGATGTTGACAG TCAGTACTTATCAGAGTTATTAGCAGAACATCAAAAGCTTGGACCTTTCATGCAAGTTCTTCCAACATGTAGCCGGCTGTTAAATCAAG AAATTTTCCGGGTATCAGGAATGATGTCCAACCAAGGCTTTGGAGACTTCGACAGACTACGGCATAGAAGTCCCAGCCCCATGGCCTCTTCAAACCTCTTGTCTAATGTTGGTGGGACAGGTTTGAGCAGCTGGAATGGCATTCCTCAGGAG AGATTAAGTGGACCTCCTGGAATGACTATGGACTGGCAAGGTGCACCTGCAAGCCCTAGTTCATACACTGTGAAGAGAATTTTGCGTTTGGAAATTCCAGTAGATACCTATCCAAAT TTCAATTTCGTTGGGCGACTTCTGGGACCCAGAGGCAATTCGCTGAAACGGGTGGAAGCTACCACAGGTTGCCGGGTGTACATTAGAGGGAAAGGATCAATTAAGGATCCAGACAAG GAAGAGAAGCTAAGGGGAAGACCAGGCTATGAGCACCTGAACGATCCACTTCACATCTTAATTGAGGCTGACTTACCTGCCAACATCGTTGACATAAGACTCAGGCAGGCACAAGAAATCATAGAAGAACTGCTCAAACCTGTG GATGAGTCACAAGATTTTATTAAGAGGCAGCAGCTACGTGAGCTAGCAATGCTAAATTCAAATTTCAGAGAAGAGAGTCCAGGACCAAGTGGCAGTGTCTCTCCTTTCAATACAAGTGGAATGAAACGTGCGAAAACAGGGCGTTGA
- the LOC118048254 gene encoding KH domain-containing protein At2g38610 isoform X5, protein MSGLYNPNFSPARAASPQIRSTPDVDSQYLSELLAEHQKLGPFMQVLPTCSRLLNQEIFRVSGMMSNQGFGDFDRLRHRSPSPMASSNLLSNVGGTGLSSWNGIPQERLSGPPGMTMDWQGAPASPSSYTVKRILRLEIPVDTYPNVCTFNFVGRLLGPRGNSLKRVEATTGCRVYIRGKGSIKDPDKEEKLRGRPGYEHLNDPLHILIEADLPANIVDIRLRQAQEIIEELLKPVEPGASI, encoded by the exons ATGTCAGGTTTGTATAATCCCAACTTTTCACCTGCAAGAGCTGCTTCTCCTCAGATTAGAAGCACCCCAGATGTTGACAG TCAGTACTTATCAGAGTTATTAGCAGAACATCAAAAGCTTGGACCTTTCATGCAAGTTCTTCCAACATGTAGCCGGCTGTTAAATCAAG AAATTTTCCGGGTATCAGGAATGATGTCCAACCAAGGCTTTGGAGACTTCGACAGACTACGGCATAGAAGTCCCAGCCCCATGGCCTCTTCAAACCTCTTGTCTAATGTTGGTGGGACAGGTTTGAGCAGCTGGAATGGCATTCCTCAGGAG AGATTAAGTGGACCTCCTGGAATGACTATGGACTGGCAAGGTGCACCTGCAAGCCCTAGTTCATACACTGTGAAGAGAATTTTGCGTTTGGAAATTCCAGTAGATACCTATCCAAATGTATGTACT TTCAATTTCGTTGGGCGACTTCTGGGACCCAGAGGCAATTCGCTGAAACGGGTGGAAGCTACCACAGGTTGCCGGGTGTACATTAGAGGGAAAGGATCAATTAAGGATCCAGACAAG GAAGAGAAGCTAAGGGGAAGACCAGGCTATGAGCACCTGAACGATCCACTTCACATCTTAATTGAGGCTGACTTACCTGCCAACATCGTTGACATAAGACTCAGGCAGGCACAAGAAATCATAGAAGAACTGCTCAAACCTGTG GAACCAGGTGCTAgcatttga
- the LOC118048254 gene encoding KH domain-containing protein At2g38610 isoform X3, which yields MSGLYNPNFSPARAASPQIRSTPDVDSQYLSELLAEHQKLGPFMQVLPTCSRLLNQEIFRVSGMMSNQGFGDFDRLRHRSPSPMASSNLLSNVGGTGLSSWNGIPQERLSGPPGMTMDWQGAPASPSSYTVKRILRLEIPVDTYPNVCTFNFVGRLLGPRGNSLKRVEATTGCRVYIRGKGSIKDPDKEEKLRGRPGYEHLNDPLHILIEADLPANIVDIRLRQAQEIIEELLKPVVLAFDVKKVKRSFLEG from the exons ATGTCAGGTTTGTATAATCCCAACTTTTCACCTGCAAGAGCTGCTTCTCCTCAGATTAGAAGCACCCCAGATGTTGACAG TCAGTACTTATCAGAGTTATTAGCAGAACATCAAAAGCTTGGACCTTTCATGCAAGTTCTTCCAACATGTAGCCGGCTGTTAAATCAAG AAATTTTCCGGGTATCAGGAATGATGTCCAACCAAGGCTTTGGAGACTTCGACAGACTACGGCATAGAAGTCCCAGCCCCATGGCCTCTTCAAACCTCTTGTCTAATGTTGGTGGGACAGGTTTGAGCAGCTGGAATGGCATTCCTCAGGAG AGATTAAGTGGACCTCCTGGAATGACTATGGACTGGCAAGGTGCACCTGCAAGCCCTAGTTCATACACTGTGAAGAGAATTTTGCGTTTGGAAATTCCAGTAGATACCTATCCAAATGTATGTACT TTCAATTTCGTTGGGCGACTTCTGGGACCCAGAGGCAATTCGCTGAAACGGGTGGAAGCTACCACAGGTTGCCGGGTGTACATTAGAGGGAAAGGATCAATTAAGGATCCAGACAAG GAAGAGAAGCTAAGGGGAAGACCAGGCTATGAGCACCTGAACGATCCACTTCACATCTTAATTGAGGCTGACTTACCTGCCAACATCGTTGACATAAGACTCAGGCAGGCACAAGAAATCATAGAAGAACTGCTCAAACCTGTG GTGCTAgcatttgatgttaaaaaagtGAAGAGGAGCTTTCTTGAAGGTTGA
- the LOC118048253 gene encoding uncharacterized protein, whose product MSSATKILLLFFIVGPILSSAKTPHVIHFRSPNLYPESLTYDPSAQHFIIGSLHHRTVSSVSDAGVTETIISDPSLPPSTSILGLAVDKLNNRLLAVIHSFDSLHPFNGLAAYDLRSRQRLFLSLLPSTPSDEDGRSPIANAVAFDFKGNAYVTNSEGNFIWKVNPEGEASIFSTSPVFTQFPVDRDSPLSSFGLNGIAYVSKGYLLVVQTNTGKLFKVDADDGTARNVLLSEDLPEADGIAIRGDGVVLVVSNKKLWFLKSDDSWGEGVVYDKIDLDGERFPTSVVVGREDRAYVLYGCVVEGLSGKGGRELFDIEEVRSEKESEDEKIWVYVLIGLGLAIFFIWRFQMKQLIRNMDKKAN is encoded by the coding sequence ATGTCGTCGGCTACCAAAATTCTCTTACTCTTTTTTATTGTGGGTCCCATCCTATCGTCAGCCAAAACCCCACACGTCATCCATTTCCGATCTCCCAACCTCTACCCCGAAAGCCTTACCTACGATCCCTCGGCACAGCACTTCATCATCGGCTCCCTCCACCACCGCACTGTCAGCTCCGTCTCCGACGCCGGCGTCACCGAAACCATCATCTCCgacccctccctccctcccagcACCAGCATCCTCGGTCTCGCGGTGGATAAACTTAACAACCGCCTCCTCGCTGTCATCCACTCCTTCGACTCTCTCCATCCCTTCAACGGCCTCGCCGCTTACGATCTCCGTTCCCGCCAGCGCCTCTTCCTCTCCCTCCTTCCTTCTACCCCCTCCGATGAAGACGGCCGCAGCCCCATCGCCAACGCTGTCGCTTTCGATTTCAAGGGCAACGCTTACGTCACCAACTCCGAGGGGAACTTTATTTGGAAAGTCAACCCGGAAGGGGAGGCCTCGATTTTCTCAACATCTCCGGTATTCACGCAGTTTCCCGTGGACCGCGACTCACCGTTGAGTTCCTTCGGTTTGAACGGGATTGCTTACGTCAGCAAGGGGTATTTGCTGGTGGTGCAGACCAATACGGGGAAGTTGTTCAAGGTTGATGCCGATGACGGCACGGCAAGGAATGTTTTGTTGAGCGAGGATTTGCCGGAGGCCGATGGGATTGCGATAAGGGGAGACGGTGTCGTTTTGGTTGTGTCGAATAAGAAGCTGTGGTTCTTGAAGAGTGATGATAGTTGGGGAGAGGGAGTGGTTTATGACAAAATCGACCTTGATGGGGAGAGGTTTCCTACCTCGGTTGTGGTGGGGAGAGAGGATAGGGCGTATGTGTTATATGGGTGTGTGGTGGAGGGTCTAAGTGGGAAGGGAGGGAGGGAGTTGTTTGATATAGAGGAGGTGAGGTCCGAGAAGGAGAGTGAAGATGAGAAAATTTGGGTGTATGTGTTGATAGGATTAGGcttggcaattttttttatttggaggtTTCAGATGAAGCAGCTTATCAGAAACATGGACAAGAAGGCCAACTGA
- the LOC118048256 gene encoding protein RETICULATA-RELATED 3, chloroplastic produces the protein MATAAAQLRLSTFARQYAANFTKQNNPRFPNPNSPSLSLPFSTPLNPSLRLLHSKPPHLSNAGGGLGGSGGDGGNWSGGGGGGGAGDSSSDNSSSSAAGFGVLGLFLNGWRSRVAADPQFPFKVLMEELVGVSACVLGDMASRPNFGLDELDFVFSTLVVGCILNFTLMYLLAPTAAATSQTLPGIFANCPTSHMFEPGAYGLMNRLGTLVYKGTIFAAVGFAAGLVGTALSNGLIKMRKKMDPTFETPNKAPPTVLNALTWAIHMGFSSNLRYQTLNGAEFLLEKGVSPLAFKTSVVVLRCLNNVLGGMSFVILARMTGSQSVEEPKLVDVDVGLAAPEKEKLLDGGDELQSNQSTFK, from the coding sequence ATGGCAACGGCAGCAGCCCAGCTCCGATTGTCGACATTTGCAAGGCAATACGCTGCTAACTTCACCAAACAAAACAACCCTAGATTCCCAAATCCCaattctccttctctctctttgcCTTTCTCCACCCCTCTTAATCCCTCCCTCCGCCTCCTCCATTCCAAACCACCCCACCTTTCCAATGCCGGTGGAGGCTTAGGTGGCAGTGGCGGAGATGGTGGAAACTGGAGTGGCGGAGGCGGCGGCGGCGGAGCTGGTGATTCGAGTTCTGACAATTCATCATCGTCCGCGGCGGGGTTTGGGGTTCTGGGTCTTTTTCTAAATGGGTGGAGATCGCGGGTCGCTGCGGATCCGCAGTTCCCTTTCAAGGTATTGATGGAGGAATTAGTTGGTGTGTCTGCTTGTGTTCTTGGTGATATGGCTTCGCGGCCGAATTTTGGTCTTGACgagttggattttgttttttcgaCCCTGGTTGTTGGTTGTATACTGAACTTTACCTTGATGTATTTGCTTGCGCCTACTGCGGCTGCTACTAGTCAGACATTGCCTGGAATTTTCGCCAATTGTCCGACAAGTCATATGTTTGAACCGGGTGCATATGGTTTGATGAACAGGCTTGGTACTTTAGTTTATAAAGGAACAATCTTTGCTGCTGTTGGTTTTGCCGCGGGTTTGGTAGGGACTGCGCTTTCAAATGGGTTGATTAAGAtgaggaagaagatggatcCCACTTTTGAGACGCCGAATAAGGCACCTCCCACTGTTTTGAATGCATTGACTTGGGCAATTCATATGGGGTTTAGTAGTAATTTGAGGTACCAGACGCTGAATGGGGCTGAGTTTTTGTTGGAGAAAGGAGTTTCTCCCTTGGCGTTTAAGACATCGGTCGTGGTTCTTAGGTGCTTGAATAATGTTCTTGGTGGGATGTCGTTTGTGATATTGGCGAGGATGACGGGTTCTCAGAGCGTTGAAGAACCAAAACTGGTTGATGTTGATGTCGGGCTGGCTGCTCCAGAGAAGGAGAAACTGCTTGATGGAGGAGACGAGTTGCAGAGCAATCAGTCGACTTTCAAGTGA
- the LOC118048252 gene encoding uncharacterized protein isoform X2 yields the protein MLSLLTLILWLPRFNAQSTNSARALDALLQDYAYRAFVLPRTGIPYDGIVPSNLTGIKIAAMRLRSGSLKSRGVRMYKEFGIPEGVVVRPYVERVVLVYQNLGNWSGRYYPLPGYTYIAPVLGLLAYDASNLSATNLPGLDIMASGNPLNITFLNVRSAADGSIAKCVWFDSHGFPSLSNVTSGNVCSTIQQGHFSIVVESLAPSPAPVSPTPSPPNVGTGPSGGGKKKNSKKVWPIIGSVLGGLLLLVLLSFLILWAQKLKQRKKVQQMERAAEVGESLQMTMVGETKAPAAMVTRTQPTLENEYVP from the coding sequence ATGCTTTCTCTTCTTACATTGATCCTCTGGTTGCCGAGGTTTAATGCTCAATCAACAAACAGTGCACGTGCCCTTGATGCTCTCCTCCAAGATTATGCTTATAGGGCATTTGTTCTACCTAGGACTGGCATTCCGTATGATGGGATTGTTCCTTCGAATTTGACTGGGATTAAGATTGCCGCCATGAGGCTCAGGAGTGGTAGCTTGAAAAGTAGAGGTGTTCGGATGTACAAAGAGTTTGGGATTCCAGAAGGAGTAGTGGTGCGGCCATATGTGGAGAGGGTTGTTTTAGTCTACCAAAATTTGGGCAATTGGTCTGGGAGATATTATCCGCTGCCTGGTTATACTTACATTGCTCCAGTGTTGGGCCTTCTTGCTTACGATGCTTCAAATTTATCTGCTACGAATTTGCCTGGATTGGACATCATGGCATCTGGTAACCCCCTAAATATCACATTCCTGAATGTTCGTTCAGCTGCTGATGGGTCTATTGCGAAGTGCGTGTGGTTTGATTCACATGGTTTTCCAAGTTTGAGCAATGTGACGTCTGGAAATGTATGTTCGACAATCCAGCAAGGGCATTTTTCAATAGTTGTTGAGTCTCTTGCCCCTTCTCCAGCACCAGTGTCTCCAACTCCATCTCCTCCAAACGTGGGTACTGGGCCAAGTGgaggggggaagaagaagaattctaAAAAAGTGTGGCCAATTATTGGGTCAGTTCTGGGTGGATTGTTGCTGTTAGTGCTTTTGTCATTCCTCATATTGTGGGCACAGAAATTGAAGCAGAGGAAGAAAGTGCAACAGATGGAGAGGGCTGCAGAGGTGGGGGAATCCCTGCAGATGACAATGGTCGGGGAAACAAAAGCACCAGCAGCAATGGTGACTCGAACACAACCGACCCTTGAGAATGAATATGTGCCATAA
- the LOC118048254 gene encoding KH domain-containing protein At2g38610 isoform X1 — translation MSGLYNPNFSPARAASPQIRSTPDVDSQYLSELLAEHQKLGPFMQVLPTCSRLLNQEIFRVSGMMSNQGFGDFDRLRHRSPSPMASSNLLSNVGGTGLSSWNGIPQERLSGPPGMTMDWQGAPASPSSYTVKRILRLEIPVDTYPNVCTFNFVGRLLGPRGNSLKRVEATTGCRVYIRGKGSIKDPDKEEKLRGRPGYEHLNDPLHILIEADLPANIVDIRLRQAQEIIEELLKPVDESQDFIKRQQLRELAMLNSNFREESPGPSGSVSPFNTSGMKRAKTGR, via the exons ATGTCAGGTTTGTATAATCCCAACTTTTCACCTGCAAGAGCTGCTTCTCCTCAGATTAGAAGCACCCCAGATGTTGACAG TCAGTACTTATCAGAGTTATTAGCAGAACATCAAAAGCTTGGACCTTTCATGCAAGTTCTTCCAACATGTAGCCGGCTGTTAAATCAAG AAATTTTCCGGGTATCAGGAATGATGTCCAACCAAGGCTTTGGAGACTTCGACAGACTACGGCATAGAAGTCCCAGCCCCATGGCCTCTTCAAACCTCTTGTCTAATGTTGGTGGGACAGGTTTGAGCAGCTGGAATGGCATTCCTCAGGAG AGATTAAGTGGACCTCCTGGAATGACTATGGACTGGCAAGGTGCACCTGCAAGCCCTAGTTCATACACTGTGAAGAGAATTTTGCGTTTGGAAATTCCAGTAGATACCTATCCAAATGTATGTACT TTCAATTTCGTTGGGCGACTTCTGGGACCCAGAGGCAATTCGCTGAAACGGGTGGAAGCTACCACAGGTTGCCGGGTGTACATTAGAGGGAAAGGATCAATTAAGGATCCAGACAAG GAAGAGAAGCTAAGGGGAAGACCAGGCTATGAGCACCTGAACGATCCACTTCACATCTTAATTGAGGCTGACTTACCTGCCAACATCGTTGACATAAGACTCAGGCAGGCACAAGAAATCATAGAAGAACTGCTCAAACCTGTG GATGAGTCACAAGATTTTATTAAGAGGCAGCAGCTACGTGAGCTAGCAATGCTAAATTCAAATTTCAGAGAAGAGAGTCCAGGACCAAGTGGCAGTGTCTCTCCTTTCAATACAAGTGGAATGAAACGTGCGAAAACAGGGCGTTGA